The proteins below come from a single Solea senegalensis isolate Sse05_10M linkage group LG2, IFAPA_SoseM_1, whole genome shotgun sequence genomic window:
- the jam2b gene encoding junctional adhesion molecule 2b isoform X1 produces MRNNMKLWTLPLVITLLHSPVCLSVTVSSSKPQVEVHEHTDAVLTCEFRTEKDQNPRIEWKKKGKGVTFVYFNHKFTGPYAERAKIEGATLTIHLVTQKDSGEYRCEVTASEDHVSLGEATVTLNVLVPPHVPSCEVPSSIFVGSGLELLCKDKLSVPPATYRWYKDNKVLMATTDTPYSIDTNKGTLKINSVSKMDTGMYRCESSNSVGAPKSCVAQQLKVMDYPLNMTVVIAGAAGLLALVLFCCICMCVCRHRGCRNGNYQGLGDVREGNHTKSTKSYNPPPPPLPPTRNLKHYKQAQSFMI; encoded by the exons ATGAGAAACAACATGAAGCTGTGGACGCTGCCTCTCGTCATCACTTTACTGCACA gtcctgtctgtctgtcagtgactgtgagcagcagcaaaCCCCAAGTAGAAGTCCACGagcacacag ATGCAGTACTGACATGTGAGTTCAGGACAGAAAAAGACCAGAACCCTCGAATCGAGTGGAAGAAGAAGGGAAAGGGTGTGACATTTGTGTACTTTAATCACAAATTCACTG GGCCTTATGCAGAACGGGCCAAGATAGAAGGCGCGACGCTGACGATACATTTGGTCACTCAGAAAGACTCGGGGGAGTATCGCTGTGAGGTGACCGCCAGTGAAGACCATGTCAGTCTGGGAGAAGCAACTGTAACCCTCAATGTGCTCG TGCCTCCTCATGTGCCGTCCTGCGAGGTGCCGAGCTCCATATTTGTCGGCTCGGGCCTGGAGCTCCTCTGTAAGGACAAACTGAGCGTCCCTCCTGCCACCTACCGCTGGTACAAGGACAACAAGGTGCTGATGGCCACGACAGACACTCCTTACAGCATTGACACAAACAAGGGCACACTG AAGATTAACAGTGTGTCCAAAATGGACACGGGGATGTACCGCTGTGAGTCCTCCAACAGTGTGGGGGCGCCCAAGAGTTGTGTGGCCCAACAACTGAAAGTTATGGACT ATCCCCTGAACATGACCGTCGTGATCGCAGGCGCTGCAGGTTTGCTGGCGCTCGTCCTCTTTTGCTGCATCTGTATGTGCGTGTGTCGACATCGAGGCTGCCGCAACG gaAATTACCAAGGACTAGGAGATGTAAGAG AAGGGAATCACACAAAAAG CACCAAGTCCTACaaccctccacctcctcctcttcctcccaccCGCAAC CTCAAGCACTACAAACAAGCCCAGTCCTTCATGATCTGA
- the jam2b gene encoding junctional adhesion molecule 2b isoform X2 produces the protein MRNNMKLWTLPLVITLLHSPVCLSVTVSSSKPQVEVHEHTDAVLTCEFRTEKDQNPRIEWKKKGKGVTFVYFNHKFTGPYAERAKIEGATLTIHLVTQKDSGEYRCEVTASEDHVSLGEATVTLNVLVPPHVPSCEVPSSIFVGSGLELLCKDKLSVPPATYRWYKDNKVLMATTDTPYSIDTNKGTLKINSVSKMDTGMYRCESSNSVGAPKSCVAQQLKVMDYPLNMTVVIAGAAGLLALVLFCCICMCVCRHRGCRNEGNHTKSTKSYNPPPPPLPPTRNLKHYKQAQSFMI, from the exons ATGAGAAACAACATGAAGCTGTGGACGCTGCCTCTCGTCATCACTTTACTGCACA gtcctgtctgtctgtcagtgactgtgagcagcagcaaaCCCCAAGTAGAAGTCCACGagcacacag ATGCAGTACTGACATGTGAGTTCAGGACAGAAAAAGACCAGAACCCTCGAATCGAGTGGAAGAAGAAGGGAAAGGGTGTGACATTTGTGTACTTTAATCACAAATTCACTG GGCCTTATGCAGAACGGGCCAAGATAGAAGGCGCGACGCTGACGATACATTTGGTCACTCAGAAAGACTCGGGGGAGTATCGCTGTGAGGTGACCGCCAGTGAAGACCATGTCAGTCTGGGAGAAGCAACTGTAACCCTCAATGTGCTCG TGCCTCCTCATGTGCCGTCCTGCGAGGTGCCGAGCTCCATATTTGTCGGCTCGGGCCTGGAGCTCCTCTGTAAGGACAAACTGAGCGTCCCTCCTGCCACCTACCGCTGGTACAAGGACAACAAGGTGCTGATGGCCACGACAGACACTCCTTACAGCATTGACACAAACAAGGGCACACTG AAGATTAACAGTGTGTCCAAAATGGACACGGGGATGTACCGCTGTGAGTCCTCCAACAGTGTGGGGGCGCCCAAGAGTTGTGTGGCCCAACAACTGAAAGTTATGGACT ATCCCCTGAACATGACCGTCGTGATCGCAGGCGCTGCAGGTTTGCTGGCGCTCGTCCTCTTTTGCTGCATCTGTATGTGCGTGTGTCGACATCGAGGCTGCCGCAACG AAGGGAATCACACAAAAAG CACCAAGTCCTACaaccctccacctcctcctcttcctcccaccCGCAAC CTCAAGCACTACAAACAAGCCCAGTCCTTCATGATCTGA